The following are from one region of the Nostoc cf. commune SO-36 genome:
- a CDS encoding EAL domain-containing protein produces the protein MLGNEREKIRHLLVIQDLEGRRTVPLRETTYSLGRHPANTIVLASRSVSMQHAILLRVTVPETDQYGFQIIDGNYKGKGSTNGLFVNGNKCYSHNLRHGDVIAFGSNKAQAKYYAISNISEQVFSESFDVEDLSGFFSEQASPANPFQTLAIDPSFEAASESALARLASFPELIPNPIIEMDFEGTVTYLNPAAALKFPKLREVGTQHPILTGLLSGVNNVEKSSFVREVEVGTEVFEQSVLYLPQSDLIRTFIIRDITEQKQVTAELRQRDRLLQAVAEAANYLLGEMNFETGIDLALAVLGEAAQADRAYLFQNHLHPVTKELAVSLRFEWTRSFVTSTHQHWQNLPYQTSGLARWYTVLSSGNAISELTQKFPIAEQEFLIRDGIQSLLLVPLRLENEFWGYLGLADCTFERHWSRHEESTLLTMAASIISTQQRQQVEEKIRYQALHDVLTGLPNRLLFNELLSKTLPNATRKGESLAVIFLDLDRFKVINDTLGHTLGDQLLQNVAQRLKDSLRGGDTIARWGGDEFTILLPRVNDIQEVTQVAQRMLQALEDAFHLQGHELYVTASLGIALLDQNSPDAETLIQHADTALYYAKDKGRNNYQYYSVSLSAKNPELLTLEKSLRYALERDEFTVYYQPRVNIATGEITGMEALLRWQHPEMGLVAPSVFIPLAEESGLIIPIGEWVLRTACSQNKTWQDAGLQPMTIAVNLSLKQFRQPKLVEIIAEVLAQTGLEAHFLELEITETTAIEDLDFTRTVLENLQQMGIHISIDDFGTGHSSLSRLQLLPLHNLKIDKSFIQDLTRDVKVAHIIKAIVGLGQSLGLKLTAEGVENEEELEFLKSINCEDVQGFLFYRPLSAQKATEILESKQPTL, from the coding sequence ATGCTAGGAAATGAGCGGGAAAAAATACGCCATCTGTTGGTCATTCAAGACCTGGAAGGGCGGCGAACTGTCCCCTTGCGAGAGACTACTTATTCTCTGGGGCGGCATCCCGCAAACACTATTGTTTTGGCTTCCCGGTCAGTATCAATGCAACACGCAATTTTATTGCGAGTAACTGTTCCTGAGACAGACCAATACGGTTTTCAGATAATTGATGGCAACTACAAGGGAAAAGGAAGTACTAATGGCTTATTTGTAAATGGCAATAAATGCTATTCTCATAACCTCAGGCATGGAGATGTAATTGCTTTTGGTAGTAATAAAGCTCAGGCTAAATATTATGCTATTTCTAACATCTCAGAACAAGTCTTTTCTGAATCTTTTGATGTTGAAGACTTATCTGGTTTCTTCTCAGAGCAAGCCAGTCCTGCCAATCCTTTTCAAACTTTAGCTATCGATCCTAGCTTTGAAGCAGCTAGTGAATCTGCCTTAGCTCGCCTAGCATCTTTCCCTGAACTCATCCCCAATCCAATTATTGAAATGGATTTTGAGGGAACAGTTACTTATCTCAATCCAGCCGCAGCCCTCAAGTTTCCCAAACTTCGGGAAGTTGGTACGCAACATCCTATATTAACAGGGCTTTTGAGTGGAGTTAACAATGTAGAAAAAAGTTCTTTTGTGCGGGAAGTGGAAGTAGGCACAGAAGTTTTTGAACAATCCGTTCTCTACCTTCCTCAAAGTGATTTAATTAGAACTTTTATTATTAGGGATATTACAGAGCAAAAACAAGTCACAGCCGAACTGCGTCAGCGCGATCGCTTGTTACAGGCAGTTGCAGAAGCTGCCAATTACTTGCTAGGAGAAATGAATTTTGAAACTGGTATTGATCTAGCTCTAGCTGTATTAGGTGAAGCTGCACAGGCAGATCGTGCCTATCTTTTTCAGAACCATCTCCACCCTGTTACAAAGGAACTAGCAGTCAGTCTCAGGTTTGAATGGACGCGCTCTTTTGTTACATCTACCCACCAGCATTGGCAAAATCTGCCTTATCAAACTTCTGGATTAGCCCGTTGGTATACTGTTCTCTCTAGCGGCAATGCAATTAGCGAACTCACCCAAAAATTTCCCATCGCCGAACAAGAATTTCTGATTCGAGATGGCATTCAATCCCTTCTTTTAGTGCCTCTCCGTTTGGAAAATGAGTTTTGGGGGTATCTTGGCTTGGCAGACTGCACCTTTGAGCGTCATTGGTCAAGGCACGAAGAATCTACCCTTTTGACCATGGCCGCTAGTATCATTAGTACACAGCAGCGTCAACAAGTAGAAGAAAAGATTCGCTATCAAGCCCTCCATGACGTGCTGACAGGGTTGCCCAATCGCCTACTATTCAATGAACTGCTCAGTAAAACTCTGCCCAACGCCACTCGCAAAGGCGAAAGTTTAGCTGTGATCTTCCTCGACTTGGATCGCTTTAAGGTCATTAATGACACTCTAGGGCACACTCTGGGAGATCAATTGTTACAAAACGTCGCTCAAAGATTAAAAGATTCACTCCGAGGCGGAGACACCATAGCCCGTTGGGGAGGCGATGAGTTCACTATTTTACTCCCGCGAGTCAATGATATTCAAGAAGTAACACAAGTAGCACAGAGAATGTTACAAGCCTTAGAGGATGCTTTTCATCTCCAAGGGCATGAACTTTATGTGACTGCCAGCCTTGGTATTGCCTTGCTTGATCAGAACAGTCCTGATGCTGAAACCCTAATTCAACACGCAGATACCGCTTTATACTACGCCAAAGATAAAGGGCGGAATAACTACCAATACTACAGTGTTTCCCTGAGCGCAAAAAATCCCGAACTCCTGACTTTAGAGAAAAGCTTGCGCTATGCCTTAGAACGCGATGAATTTACAGTTTACTATCAGCCTCGTGTGAATATTGCCACAGGAGAAATTACTGGTATGGAGGCTCTGTTGCGTTGGCAGCACCCAGAGATGGGATTGGTTGCACCCAGTGTCTTTATTCCCCTTGCCGAAGAGAGTGGATTAATTATCCCCATCGGTGAATGGGTGCTGCGGACTGCCTGTAGCCAAAATAAAACCTGGCAAGATGCGGGATTGCAACCGATGACGATCGCAGTCAATCTTTCTCTTAAGCAGTTCCGTCAACCTAAATTGGTGGAGATTATAGCCGAAGTTTTAGCACAAACGGGGCTGGAGGCGCACTTTTTAGAATTAGAAATTACCGAAACCACAGCCATTGAGGATTTAGATTTTACCAGAACAGTGTTAGAGAATTTACAGCAGATGGGTATTCATATCTCCATTGATGACTTTGGCACAGGTCATTCCTCGCTCTCCCGTTTACAACTTTTGCCACTACACAATCTGAAAATAGATAAGTCTTTTATTCAAGATTTGACGCGCGATGTCAAAGTAGCTCATATTATCAAGGCTATAGTTGGCTTGGGACAAAGCTTGGGATTGAAGTTGACAGCCGAAGGGGTAGAGAATGAGGAAGAATTGGAGTTCTTGAAATCTATTAACTGTGAGGATGTACAGGGGTTTTTATTCTACCGCCCGCTTTCTGCCCAAAAAGCAACAGAAATTCTCGAAAGTAAACAACCAACCCTCTAA
- a CDS encoding histone deacetylase family protein encodes MLPVIYSDEFLDHKTGKYHPEKPERLIAIATALKAATFADQITWRSPTPASEQPSLMSMLVKAHSPAYIKKLWQIASSGGGPLDGDTPVSPRSYDVALLAVSAWLDGVEAVLKSANPAFVLARPPGHHAESDAGMGFCLFSNAAIAALFALEQPGINRVAILDWDVHHGNGTQAIVETEARIAYCSLHQYPCYPGTGRSTERGFHNNVLNLPVPPGSDIAVYQPLFETRVVPFLASFQADLLIVSAGYDGNAADPLASINLQPEDYALFTDYCLGVTRKILFGLEGGYDFETLSQSVLATIERCLV; translated from the coding sequence ATGCTACCAGTCATCTATTCCGATGAATTTTTAGATCACAAGACTGGAAAATACCATCCTGAAAAACCAGAACGCTTGATAGCGATCGCAACTGCCCTAAAAGCAGCTACATTCGCAGATCAAATCACTTGGCGATCGCCTACACCAGCATCAGAACAGCCATCACTGATGTCTATGTTGGTTAAAGCTCATAGCCCAGCTTACATCAAAAAACTTTGGCAAATCGCTTCTAGTGGCGGTGGCCCTTTGGATGGAGATACGCCAGTTTCCCCTCGCAGTTATGATGTGGCATTGTTGGCAGTCAGTGCATGGTTGGATGGAGTTGAAGCTGTATTAAAGTCCGCTAATCCAGCTTTTGTGCTAGCACGTCCCCCAGGACACCACGCAGAAAGTGATGCGGGGATGGGCTTTTGCCTATTTTCTAATGCTGCGATCGCAGCTTTATTTGCCCTAGAACAACCCGGAATTAACCGCGTCGCCATCCTAGATTGGGATGTGCATCATGGTAATGGTACTCAGGCGATCGTTGAAACTGAAGCACGCATCGCCTACTGTTCCCTACATCAATACCCATGCTATCCGGGTACTGGAAGATCAACAGAACGCGGTTTTCATAATAATGTATTAAATTTACCTGTACCCCCTGGTAGTGATATTGCAGTATATCAGCCCCTATTTGAAACACGTGTCGTACCGTTTTTAGCTAGCTTTCAGGCAGATTTATTGATTGTAAGTGCTGGTTATGATGGCAATGCCGCAGATCCTTTGGCAAGTATCAATTTGCAGCCAGAAGACTATGCTTTATTTACTGATTATTGTCTAGGAGTAACTCGTAAAATTCTCTTTGGTTTAGAAGGTGGTTACGACTTTGAGACTCTTTCTCAATCAGTTCTAGCGACGATTGAACGCTGTTTAGTTTAA
- a CDS encoding superoxide dismutase produces the protein MIKFWRRKIVFFFTTIVLTIVLISHEPVLVAEAQSSTPTPTAARSFPPVAYPNRSLSAFPAQLPPLPYAYGALGKAIDAETMKLHYEAHHASYVKNLNDALKQYPDLQKRSVEALLLNLKSVPENIRTKVRNNAGGHLNHTIFWQLMSPQGGGKPSGAIAQEINKTFGSFDAFKQQFNAAGAARFGSGWVWLVRNPQNQLQIVTTANQDNPIMDGSYPIMGNDLWEHAYYLKYRNRRAEYLNNWWNVVNWPQVNRRSQQPG, from the coding sequence ATGATAAAATTTTGGCGAAGAAAAATAGTTTTTTTCTTCACAACAATTGTGTTGACAATTGTGCTAATTTCTCATGAACCAGTACTAGTAGCTGAGGCACAATCTTCTACACCAACACCAACGGCTGCTAGGTCGTTTCCTCCTGTAGCTTATCCTAATAGGTCACTAAGCGCTTTTCCTGCACAGCTACCACCATTACCTTACGCTTATGGAGCATTAGGAAAAGCTATTGATGCTGAAACAATGAAATTGCATTATGAAGCACACCATGCTAGCTATGTCAAGAACTTAAATGATGCATTGAAGCAGTATCCAGATTTGCAAAAAAGGAGCGTTGAAGCTTTACTATTGAACTTGAAAAGCGTACCTGAAAATATCCGCACAAAAGTACGTAATAACGCTGGTGGTCATCTCAACCACACGATTTTTTGGCAACTGATGAGTCCGCAAGGTGGTGGAAAACCATCAGGAGCGATCGCTCAAGAAATTAACAAAACTTTTGGCAGTTTTGATGCCTTTAAACAACAGTTTAATGCAGCAGGTGCTGCTCGTTTCGGCAGTGGCTGGGTTTGGCTAGTACGTAATCCCCAAAATCAACTCCAGATTGTCACTACAGCAAATCAAGATAACCCAATTATGGACGGTTCATATCCGATTATGGGTAATGATTTATGGGAACACGCCTATTACCTAAAATATCGCAACCGTCGGGCTGAGTATTTGAATAATTGGTGGAATGTAGTGAATTGGCCACAGGTTAACAGGCGATCGCAACAGCCTGGTTAA